GCGTGCGCAAGGGCGGCGAGGGCGTGCGCGGAGCCGCCCTCTACATCACCGACAGGATCATCGAGAACGCGCCGCGTGTTCCGGTCCGGGACCTCGCGACGCTGCGCGCGCAGTTCCCCGGCCTCGGCCCCGAGCAGCTCGCGGACAAGCTGATCACGGGCGCCACCGCCGCCTCGGCGACCGTCGGGGCGAGCATCGGCGCGGCGGCCATGCTGCCCGTGCCTCCCGCGATGCCCGCCGAACTGGCGGCGGAGATCACCGGCGTCGCGGCCATCGAGCTGAAACTCATCGCGGAACTCCATGAGGTCTACGGCCAGCGGCCGCCCGGCAACCTCAAGGAGCGCACGTTCGCCTACCTCACGGCGTGGACGGAAGAACGCGGGGTCGACCTGACCAAGCCCACGACGCTGAACGCGGCGCTCGGCGGGCAGATGAAGCGCGAACTGCGCCAGCAGATCGTGAAGCGGATGATCCGCAGCCTGCCGAACCTCATGCCGTTCATGGTGGGCGCGGCGGTCGGAGCGGTCATGAACCGCCGCGACACCCGCAAACTCGCCGAGAAGGTCCGTGGAGACCTGCGCAGGCAGGCGGTGGCCTGGGAGGCCCTGCGCTCCCTGCCGCCCCTGGAACGGCCCGTGGAGCCCCTTCCCGAGGCCACCATGGCCGCCCTTGAGGGGCCGGAGTACTTCACCGAGGGGCCGGAGTACTTCACGCGCGACTGACGCCGCCCGCGCCGGCCCCCGCCGAAGGCCCGGCGGGTCAGGCCGCCCGCGCCGCGCGCAGCGCCGAGACCAGCGCCTGCGGCTCCCGGGTGGAGACGTAGACGTACGGGGTCGGGTCGGCGGGGTCGGTGACCTCGACGCGGACCGCCGTCGGCACGTAGCTGCGCATCAGCATGAAGGCCCGGGTGTCCGCCTTGTACGTCCGCCAGGCGCGGGCCTCCTCCGCGTCCAGGATCTCGGGCTCGCCCAGCGCCGACACCGGGATCCGCGCGTCACCGACGGCCAGCGCGCCGTTCACCACGCGCACGCGCGCGGATCCGTACGAACTCACCAGCAGCCCCGCCAGCGCGGTGCCCCCGACCAGGCCGGCCAGCAGCGGCAGCGTGCCCAGGGGCAGCAGCATCAGCGCGCCCGCGAGGCCGGTCAGTA
This DNA window, taken from Streptomyces sp. TN58, encodes the following:
- a CDS encoding DUF3093 domain-containing protein, with translation MQLSTAHHDERLTAPRSWWGIAVLTGLAGALMLLPLGTLPLLAGLVGGTALAGLLVSSYGSARVRVVNGALAVGDARIPVSALGEPEILDAEEARAWRTYKADTRAFMLMRSYVPTAVRVEVTDPADPTPYVYVSTREPQALVSALRAARAA